TTCGGTAACCTAACAATCACATAGCGATCATGAACCAACGATTTTTCAAGAACTTTCAAATGGAAAACAAATATGAATAATCCCTACTCCGGCGGATGCGCTTGCGGCGCCATTCGCTACGACATTTCCGATGAACCGATATTTATGAATGATTGCCAGTGCCGGGATTGCCAAAGGATGAGTGGCACCGGCCACGGATCCTATTTGACGTTTCCAAGTCGGGCAGCAGTAAAACTGAATGGTATGGCAACTAACTTCAATATGGTTGGCGACAGCGGCAATACAAAGACTAGCGGCTTTTGCCCCGAATGCGGCTCGCCCGTATATATGACGTTCGCTGCAATGCCTGAACTATTTACCGTGCACGCTGCGAGTCTTGATGATCCGAGTCGATACAAACCTCAGGCTGTGACATACGGTGCGCGTGGTTATACTTGGGATCACCTTGATCCGTCGCTGCCGAAATTCGAAAAGATGCCGCCGGCATAAGGAATTATCGGTGAACGAGAGTTTGGTGTCTGAATATTTATTTAATATGGACGAACCTATTAATAAAAGTTTATTACTAAATCTGTATTAATGGGTTATTTTCTCACGACATGATAATTAAAGCATGTCGTGATAGGACAAAAGTTGGACTCCTGCAATAACTGAGTCACTTACTGGCATTACCCGGCATCACAATTATATTTTGATTGCTTCGGTTTATTTGAATGATTTTTTTTTCTTTGCAGCCTCATAAATCAACTGCACAACCCCTGATTTGAATACATTGGCTTTAATCAATTTCAATCCTATTCGTTCCTTTAAATTTTCAAACAACGGCTTTCCGCTTCCTAAAGCAATAGGATGTACCGATATTCTGTATATATCGATAAGATTTAAATTGATAAACGTCTTGATAAGACTTGCTCCGCCATACAGCCAGATGTCTTTCCCTTCCTGTTTTTTAATTTCCGCTACCTTATTGTTAATATCCGAACTGATGAAAGTAACTCTTTTATCTTGTATATCTTGATTGGAAAAAACAAATTTTTTCTTTGAATGTACTCCTTTCCATAACATTTGTTCCGCCGGACTTGCTTCAGCATCAGGCTGAAAATTTCCCCAAGCATCATAACTGACTCTACCGTAAAATATGGTGTCTATGCTTGATAAGAAACCGTCAAAATCCATATCATCATCCATTATACACCAATCAATTTCTCCATTCGGACCTTCAATAAATCCGTCTAAAGTTACAGCTAAGTCTAAAATTATTTTTTTCATTTTGTTGTATTAGGATAGTCCGGTCAATAGTCAAGCCGGATTGCATATCCAATATGTCTTTAGATTGACAAGCGATCCTTTTCCTGTTAGTTTCCATGGAAGTACTATAATCGTTATTTTGTGAGCGAAACCGTTGATTGCACGAAACAGCATTCTCTTTGCACTTATCATATTATCCTTTCTGAATGATTGCAATTTACCCATAAAGGGAAAGGCTTATGCATGGAGCGACGAGCAAAGTTATATGAATTGGCATGACAGCGAATTGATGTGTAGAAAAAAAGGGATGAGATTACCCGAACTGAAAGAAATGCAAATGGCTCAAGAATCAAAACTCATGGACGAATGGAGAAAGGAGATCAACGCTAAACTCATTCCCATTCCCGCTTTTTGGCTCGCAGTTTCCGAAGGCAAGGATGCATACATATTTCCGATTCATGTAAAAATTGATGGTTATTCGGTTTCAGTAGAAAAAAAATCCAAAGAGCTGGTTCGATGCGTCAGGGATCTCAAAATGGAGAGAATCATAAAATCATCGAAGCCGATTGCGAATTGGAGTTCTTACCAAGGTTATATGACAAAAAATGCTGCGGTTGAACAATGCAAACAAATAGGAATGAGACTTCCATCTAACGGTGAAATCCGGCAAGCATACTTCGATAGGATAACCAATGAGTGGAATAAAGAAGATGATTCTGAAAATTTTTCTTATTGGACCAATGAAGAAGTTCCCGGGTTCACATTATTTACACCTGGTGATGGAATCTTTTCTTCAAGTGGCGGAAAGTTTTTGGGCAATGCACATGTCAGATGTATTCGTGCTCAAAACTAAATACGGAGAACCATTATGAATTTGCAC
The nucleotide sequence above comes from Leptospira kobayashii. Encoded proteins:
- a CDS encoding GFA family protein; this encodes MNNPYSGGCACGAIRYDISDEPIFMNDCQCRDCQRMSGTGHGSYLTFPSRAAVKLNGMATNFNMVGDSGNTKTSGFCPECGSPVYMTFAAMPELFTVHAASLDDPSRYKPQAVTYGARGYTWDHLDPSLPKFEKMPPA
- a CDS encoding dihydrofolate reductase family protein, whose translation is MKKIILDLAVTLDGFIEGPNGEIDWCIMDDDMDFDGFLSSIDTIFYGRVSYDAWGNFQPDAEASPAEQMLWKGVHSKKKFVFSNQDIQDKRVTFISSDINNKVAEIKKQEGKDIWLYGGASLIKTFINLNLIDIYRISVHPIALGSGKPLFENLKERIGLKLIKANVFKSGVVQLIYEAAKKKKSFK